The following coding sequences lie in one Glycine soja cultivar W05 chromosome 16, ASM419377v2, whole genome shotgun sequence genomic window:
- the LOC114390350 gene encoding probable methyltransferase PMT20 isoform X1: MVNECFDPMPCENHRDECVESSKISLIISQTMNNQDGKPVTQPDKSRIVPMAIIFVVLCGSSFYMGIIFCSEKDRFLSIYSEKSIESHKESSIIPLQIKYISYPECSIDFQDYTPCTDPRRWKKYISNRLTLLERHCPPKLERKDCLVPPPDGYKLPIRWPKSRDECWYSNVPNEWINKQKSNQHWLKKEGEKFIFPGGGTMFPNGVGKYVDLMQDLIPEMKDGTIRTAIDTGCGVASWGGDLLDRGILALSLAPRDNHRAQVQFALERGIPAILGVLSTRRLPFPSNSFDMAHCSRCLIPWTEFGGIYLLEIHRILRPGGFWVLSGPPINYKRRWRGWNTTIDANRSDYEKLQELLTSLCFKMFNTKGDIAVWQKSQDNNCYNKLIRDTYPPKCDDGLEPDSAWYTPLRSCIVVPDPKFKKSGLSSISKWPERLHVTPERISMLHHGSDSTFKHDDSKWKKQAAYYKKLIPELGTDKIRNIMDMNTVYGGFAAALIDDPVWVMNVVSSYATNTLPMVYDRGLIGTFHDWCEAFSTYPRTYDLLHLDRLFTLESHRCEMKYVLLEMDRILRPSGYAIIRESSYFTDAITTIGKGMRWECRKEDTENGSGIQKILVCQKKLWYSSNPRVQDDKLWN, from the exons ATGGTGAATGAGTGTTTTGATCCAATGCCATGTGAAAATCATAGAGACGAGTGCGTGGAAAGTAGCAAAATATCG TTGATTATTTCACAGACAATGAACAATCAAGATGGAAAACCAGTCACTCAGCCTGACAAGAGCAGGATTGTCCCTATGGCAATCATATTTGTGGTGCTATGTGGATCTTCTTTCTATATGGGTATAATCTTTTGTTCTGAGAAGGACAGGTTTTTGTCAATTTACAGTGAGAAATCAATTGAATCCCACAAGGAGTCATCAATAATTCCTCTGCAAATTAAATACATCAGTTATCCTGAATGCAGCATTGACTTTCAAGATTACACTCCATGCACAGATCCAAGG AGATGGAAGAAGTACATCTCCAATCGGCTTACTTTGTTGGAACGCCATTGCCCTCCAAAATTGGAGAGGAAAGACTGCTTAGTTCCTCCCCCGGATGGATATAAGCTTCCAATTAGATGGCCAAAGAGCAGAGATGAATGCTGGTACAg CAATGTTCCAAATGAGTGGATTAACAAGCAGAAGTCCAATCAGCATTGGTTGAAAAAGGAAGGGGAGAAATTCATTTTTCCTGGTGGGGGTACTATGTTCCCCAATGGTGTTGGTAAATATGTTGATTTAATGCAAGATCTGATCCCTGAAATGAAAGATGGAACCATTCGAACTGCCATTGATACTGGATGTGGa GTTGCTAGCTGGGGTGGTGACTTGCTGGATCGTGGGATTCTAGCTCTGTCTCTTGCACCAAGAGATAACCATCGAGCTCAGGTTCAATTTGCTCTAGAGCGTGGTATCCCTGCAATTCTTGGTGTCCTTTCTACACGGAGACTTCCATTCCCATCAAACTCCTTTGATATGGCTCATTGCTCCAGATGCCTAATCCCATGGACAGAATTTG GTGGAATTTATCTCCTTGAAATTCACCGGATACTTCGTCCTGGAGGATTTTGGGTCTTGTCTGGTCCACCGATCAACTACAAGCGCAGGTGGCGTGGATGGAACACAACCATTGATGCAAACAGATCAGATTATGAGAAGTTGCAGGAATTGCTGACTTCATTGTGCTTTAAAATGTTCAATACAAAGGGTGACATTGCTGTATGGCAGAAGTCTCAAGACAACAATTGTTATAATAAGCTGATTAGAGATACCTATCCACCTAAATGTGACGACGGCCTTGAACCGGATTCTGCATGGTATACTCCACTTCGCTCCTGTATTGTAGTTCCAGATCCTAAGTTTAAGAAATCCGGTCTGTCATCCATTTCTAAGTGGCCTGAGCGATTGCACGTTACACCAGAAAGGATTTCAATGCTTCATCATGGAAGTGATAGTACATTCAAACATGACGACAGTAAGTGGAAAAAGCAGGCTGCGTACTACAAGAAGTTGATCCCTGAGCTTGGGACTGACAAAATAAGAAACATAATGGACATGAATACAGTATATGGAGGTTTCGCTGCAGCCTTGATTGATGATCCTGTATGGGTCATGAATGTAGTCTCATCTTATGCTACCAATACACTCCCTATGGTTTATGATCGTGGCCTTATTGGAACCTTCCATGACtg GTGTGAAGCTTTTTCAACATATCCTCGAACATATGACTTGCTTCATCTTGATAGACTCTTCACCCTAGAAAGCCACAG GTGCGAAATGAAGTACGTGCTGCTGGAGATGGATCGAATCTTACGGCCTAGTGGGTATGCAATCATTCGCGAATCCAGTTATTTTACGGATGCTATCACAACCATTGGTAAGGGTATGCGTTGGGAATGCCGTAAAGAAGATACTGAGAATGGCAGTGGCATTCAGAAGATATTAGTATGCCAGAAAAAGCTATGGTATTCATCCAACCCCAGGGTTCAAGATGACAAACTATGGAACTAA
- the LOC114390350 gene encoding probable methyltransferase PMT20 isoform X3 yields MVNECFDPMPCENHRDECVESSKISLIISQTMNNQDGKPVTQPDKSRIVPMAIIFVVLCGSSFYMGIIFCSEKDRFLSIYSEKSIESHKESSIIPLQIKYISYPECSIDFQDYTPCTDPRRWKKYISNRLTLLERHCPPKLERKDCLVPPPDGYKLPIRWPKSRDECWYSNVPNEWINKQKSNQHWLKKEGEKFIFPGGGTMFPNGVGKYVDLMQDLIPEMKDGTIRTAIDTGCGVASWGGDLLDRGILALSLAPRDNHRAQVQFALERGIPAILGVLSTRRLPFPSNSFDMAHCSRCLIPWTEFGGIYLLEIHRILRPGGFWVLSGPPINYKRRWRGWNTTIDANRSDYEKLQELLTSLCFKMFNTKGDIAVWQKSQDNNCYNKLIRDTYPPKCDDGLEPDSAWYTPLRSCIVVPDPKFKKSGLSSISKWPERLHVTPERISMLHHGSDSTFKHDDSKWKKQAAYYKKLIPELGTDKIRNIMDMNTVYGGFAAALIDDPVWVMNVVSSYATNTLPMVYDRGLIGTFHDWCEAFSTYPRTYDLLHLDRLFTLESHRSCFATLGSFSW; encoded by the exons ATGGTGAATGAGTGTTTTGATCCAATGCCATGTGAAAATCATAGAGACGAGTGCGTGGAAAGTAGCAAAATATCG TTGATTATTTCACAGACAATGAACAATCAAGATGGAAAACCAGTCACTCAGCCTGACAAGAGCAGGATTGTCCCTATGGCAATCATATTTGTGGTGCTATGTGGATCTTCTTTCTATATGGGTATAATCTTTTGTTCTGAGAAGGACAGGTTTTTGTCAATTTACAGTGAGAAATCAATTGAATCCCACAAGGAGTCATCAATAATTCCTCTGCAAATTAAATACATCAGTTATCCTGAATGCAGCATTGACTTTCAAGATTACACTCCATGCACAGATCCAAGG AGATGGAAGAAGTACATCTCCAATCGGCTTACTTTGTTGGAACGCCATTGCCCTCCAAAATTGGAGAGGAAAGACTGCTTAGTTCCTCCCCCGGATGGATATAAGCTTCCAATTAGATGGCCAAAGAGCAGAGATGAATGCTGGTACAg CAATGTTCCAAATGAGTGGATTAACAAGCAGAAGTCCAATCAGCATTGGTTGAAAAAGGAAGGGGAGAAATTCATTTTTCCTGGTGGGGGTACTATGTTCCCCAATGGTGTTGGTAAATATGTTGATTTAATGCAAGATCTGATCCCTGAAATGAAAGATGGAACCATTCGAACTGCCATTGATACTGGATGTGGa GTTGCTAGCTGGGGTGGTGACTTGCTGGATCGTGGGATTCTAGCTCTGTCTCTTGCACCAAGAGATAACCATCGAGCTCAGGTTCAATTTGCTCTAGAGCGTGGTATCCCTGCAATTCTTGGTGTCCTTTCTACACGGAGACTTCCATTCCCATCAAACTCCTTTGATATGGCTCATTGCTCCAGATGCCTAATCCCATGGACAGAATTTG GTGGAATTTATCTCCTTGAAATTCACCGGATACTTCGTCCTGGAGGATTTTGGGTCTTGTCTGGTCCACCGATCAACTACAAGCGCAGGTGGCGTGGATGGAACACAACCATTGATGCAAACAGATCAGATTATGAGAAGTTGCAGGAATTGCTGACTTCATTGTGCTTTAAAATGTTCAATACAAAGGGTGACATTGCTGTATGGCAGAAGTCTCAAGACAACAATTGTTATAATAAGCTGATTAGAGATACCTATCCACCTAAATGTGACGACGGCCTTGAACCGGATTCTGCATGGTATACTCCACTTCGCTCCTGTATTGTAGTTCCAGATCCTAAGTTTAAGAAATCCGGTCTGTCATCCATTTCTAAGTGGCCTGAGCGATTGCACGTTACACCAGAAAGGATTTCAATGCTTCATCATGGAAGTGATAGTACATTCAAACATGACGACAGTAAGTGGAAAAAGCAGGCTGCGTACTACAAGAAGTTGATCCCTGAGCTTGGGACTGACAAAATAAGAAACATAATGGACATGAATACAGTATATGGAGGTTTCGCTGCAGCCTTGATTGATGATCCTGTATGGGTCATGAATGTAGTCTCATCTTATGCTACCAATACACTCCCTATGGTTTATGATCGTGGCCTTATTGGAACCTTCCATGACtg GTGTGAAGCTTTTTCAACATATCCTCGAACATATGACTTGCTTCATCTTGATAGACTCTTCACCCTAGAAAGCCACAG GTCTTGCTTTGCAACTTTAGGGTCTTTTTCGTGGTGA
- the LOC114390350 gene encoding probable methyltransferase PMT20 isoform X2 gives MNNQDGKPVTQPDKSRIVPMAIIFVVLCGSSFYMGIIFCSEKDRFLSIYSEKSIESHKESSIIPLQIKYISYPECSIDFQDYTPCTDPRRWKKYISNRLTLLERHCPPKLERKDCLVPPPDGYKLPIRWPKSRDECWYSNVPNEWINKQKSNQHWLKKEGEKFIFPGGGTMFPNGVGKYVDLMQDLIPEMKDGTIRTAIDTGCGVASWGGDLLDRGILALSLAPRDNHRAQVQFALERGIPAILGVLSTRRLPFPSNSFDMAHCSRCLIPWTEFGGIYLLEIHRILRPGGFWVLSGPPINYKRRWRGWNTTIDANRSDYEKLQELLTSLCFKMFNTKGDIAVWQKSQDNNCYNKLIRDTYPPKCDDGLEPDSAWYTPLRSCIVVPDPKFKKSGLSSISKWPERLHVTPERISMLHHGSDSTFKHDDSKWKKQAAYYKKLIPELGTDKIRNIMDMNTVYGGFAAALIDDPVWVMNVVSSYATNTLPMVYDRGLIGTFHDWCEAFSTYPRTYDLLHLDRLFTLESHRCEMKYVLLEMDRILRPSGYAIIRESSYFTDAITTIGKGMRWECRKEDTENGSGIQKILVCQKKLWYSSNPRVQDDKLWN, from the exons ATGAACAATCAAGATGGAAAACCAGTCACTCAGCCTGACAAGAGCAGGATTGTCCCTATGGCAATCATATTTGTGGTGCTATGTGGATCTTCTTTCTATATGGGTATAATCTTTTGTTCTGAGAAGGACAGGTTTTTGTCAATTTACAGTGAGAAATCAATTGAATCCCACAAGGAGTCATCAATAATTCCTCTGCAAATTAAATACATCAGTTATCCTGAATGCAGCATTGACTTTCAAGATTACACTCCATGCACAGATCCAAGG AGATGGAAGAAGTACATCTCCAATCGGCTTACTTTGTTGGAACGCCATTGCCCTCCAAAATTGGAGAGGAAAGACTGCTTAGTTCCTCCCCCGGATGGATATAAGCTTCCAATTAGATGGCCAAAGAGCAGAGATGAATGCTGGTACAg CAATGTTCCAAATGAGTGGATTAACAAGCAGAAGTCCAATCAGCATTGGTTGAAAAAGGAAGGGGAGAAATTCATTTTTCCTGGTGGGGGTACTATGTTCCCCAATGGTGTTGGTAAATATGTTGATTTAATGCAAGATCTGATCCCTGAAATGAAAGATGGAACCATTCGAACTGCCATTGATACTGGATGTGGa GTTGCTAGCTGGGGTGGTGACTTGCTGGATCGTGGGATTCTAGCTCTGTCTCTTGCACCAAGAGATAACCATCGAGCTCAGGTTCAATTTGCTCTAGAGCGTGGTATCCCTGCAATTCTTGGTGTCCTTTCTACACGGAGACTTCCATTCCCATCAAACTCCTTTGATATGGCTCATTGCTCCAGATGCCTAATCCCATGGACAGAATTTG GTGGAATTTATCTCCTTGAAATTCACCGGATACTTCGTCCTGGAGGATTTTGGGTCTTGTCTGGTCCACCGATCAACTACAAGCGCAGGTGGCGTGGATGGAACACAACCATTGATGCAAACAGATCAGATTATGAGAAGTTGCAGGAATTGCTGACTTCATTGTGCTTTAAAATGTTCAATACAAAGGGTGACATTGCTGTATGGCAGAAGTCTCAAGACAACAATTGTTATAATAAGCTGATTAGAGATACCTATCCACCTAAATGTGACGACGGCCTTGAACCGGATTCTGCATGGTATACTCCACTTCGCTCCTGTATTGTAGTTCCAGATCCTAAGTTTAAGAAATCCGGTCTGTCATCCATTTCTAAGTGGCCTGAGCGATTGCACGTTACACCAGAAAGGATTTCAATGCTTCATCATGGAAGTGATAGTACATTCAAACATGACGACAGTAAGTGGAAAAAGCAGGCTGCGTACTACAAGAAGTTGATCCCTGAGCTTGGGACTGACAAAATAAGAAACATAATGGACATGAATACAGTATATGGAGGTTTCGCTGCAGCCTTGATTGATGATCCTGTATGGGTCATGAATGTAGTCTCATCTTATGCTACCAATACACTCCCTATGGTTTATGATCGTGGCCTTATTGGAACCTTCCATGACtg GTGTGAAGCTTTTTCAACATATCCTCGAACATATGACTTGCTTCATCTTGATAGACTCTTCACCCTAGAAAGCCACAG GTGCGAAATGAAGTACGTGCTGCTGGAGATGGATCGAATCTTACGGCCTAGTGGGTATGCAATCATTCGCGAATCCAGTTATTTTACGGATGCTATCACAACCATTGGTAAGGGTATGCGTTGGGAATGCCGTAAAGAAGATACTGAGAATGGCAGTGGCATTCAGAAGATATTAGTATGCCAGAAAAAGCTATGGTATTCATCCAACCCCAGGGTTCAAGATGACAAACTATGGAACTAA